From Streptomyces durmitorensis, a single genomic window includes:
- a CDS encoding FAD-dependent oxidoreductase — MYDVIVIGARCAGSPAAMLFAQQGYRVLLLEKARFPQDTLSSHYIHQPGISLLGRWGLLDELRAAGCPPIDRESYEGPGVRLDGFSLPVDGHRTTYAPRRFVLDPILAAGAVAAGVEFRESCAVTDLVFDDDRVVGVRYTTPGGAEATDRARLVVGADGMRSLVARKVGAGNVVEHPRMSCVYYSYWAGVPAGFEVYERPGRWMVAAPTNDDLTLIMTYFPQDEFSEVRKEVEPAYLEAVRSTSPELYERMSAGERVEQMYGTGHQENYFRKAYGPGWVLLGDAVHHKDSITARGITDAFIQARSLTEHIGERLHDPAALDEALKRYEEDLEDTFSDVYQGALNVAELKPEGRTEMLRKLVGHQELIDRFFSTVSGACSFDDFYNAELLAVLDQN, encoded by the coding sequence ATGTACGACGTCATTGTCATAGGTGCCCGTTGTGCGGGTTCGCCGGCGGCCATGTTGTTCGCTCAGCAGGGGTACCGAGTCCTGCTCCTGGAGAAGGCACGGTTTCCGCAGGACACGCTCTCCTCGCACTACATCCACCAGCCGGGCATCTCGCTGCTCGGCCGGTGGGGGCTGCTCGACGAGCTCCGTGCGGCGGGCTGCCCGCCGATCGACCGCGAGAGCTACGAGGGCCCCGGTGTCCGCCTCGACGGCTTCTCCCTGCCGGTCGACGGCCATCGGACGACCTATGCGCCGCGGCGGTTCGTACTCGACCCGATCCTTGCCGCCGGCGCTGTGGCGGCCGGCGTGGAGTTCCGGGAGTCCTGCGCGGTGACCGATCTGGTCTTTGACGACGACCGGGTCGTCGGCGTGCGCTACACGACGCCCGGCGGCGCCGAGGCGACGGACCGGGCCCGACTGGTCGTCGGCGCGGACGGCATGCGATCGCTGGTGGCCCGCAAGGTCGGTGCGGGAAACGTCGTCGAGCACCCGCGGATGAGCTGCGTCTACTACAGCTACTGGGCCGGGGTCCCCGCGGGCTTCGAGGTGTACGAGCGACCGGGGCGCTGGATGGTTGCCGCTCCCACCAACGACGACCTCACGCTGATCATGACCTACTTCCCGCAGGACGAGTTCTCCGAGGTCCGCAAGGAGGTGGAACCCGCCTACCTCGAAGCCGTCCGCTCGACGAGCCCCGAGTTGTACGAGCGGATGTCGGCGGGCGAGCGCGTGGAGCAGATGTACGGCACGGGCCACCAGGAGAACTACTTCCGCAAGGCCTACGGCCCCGGGTGGGTGCTGCTGGGCGACGCGGTGCACCACAAGGACTCCATCACCGCCCGCGGCATCACCGATGCCTTCATCCAGGCCCGGTCGCTCACCGAACACATCGGGGAGCGGCTGCACGACCCGGCGGCGCTCGATGAGGCTCTGAAGCGCTACGAGGAAGACCTCGAGGACACCTTCTCCGACGTGTACCAGGGCGCTCTCAACGTGGCCGAGCTCAAGCCGGAGGGGCGTACGGAGATGCTGCGGAAACTGGTCGGTCACCAGGAACTGATCGACCGGTTCTTCTCGACGGTGTCGGGCGCGTGTTCCTTCGACGACTTCTACAACGCCGAGCTTCTGGCAGTACTCGATCAGAACTGA
- a CDS encoding phosphopantetheine-binding protein — MIADTVRSIWCRELKRDDISVDDNFFALGGQSLIMAKIQMAFIEELGVEVPVDQMFLNSTVASISAYIESMGAETS; from the coding sequence ATGATTGCCGACACGGTGCGCAGCATCTGGTGCCGGGAACTCAAGCGCGACGACATATCGGTCGACGACAATTTCTTTGCCCTGGGTGGCCAGTCCCTGATCATGGCCAAAATCCAGATGGCTTTCATCGAAGAGCTGGGCGTCGAGGTTCCGGTGGACCAGATGTTTCTCAACTCGACGGTGGCTTCGATTTCCGCGTACATCGAATCCATGGGTGCGGAAACCTCATAG
- a CDS encoding amino acid adenylation domain-containing protein: MILQGKRVALPSAPVVHQQFEAHAENTPDAVAVFCAGQQVTYAELNAKANRFAHFLTARGIRRGAKVGVCLDYSIDMLVAILGTLKSGAAYVPFDPSYPAARLQLLLGQVPDLALIVASPATTDLVESSAAETVGLEQLSDHLAGLPETNPDVTVTGDDVCYAVFTSGSTGTPKVASVRHEGWFNLLNWLMLEYGLHRGSSNLVVSAFGFDLSQRALMMPLFCGATQHLMASRNFDAAMAYRMVAQHGIRVVHCASSTLYLLVDWETARGGDVLTRLDYVLFGGEPLRLERIVDWARREDNRCTLLHQYGVAECTDVATSYDLAGHPPGEHDIAPVGTPAYNTDIHIVDERMRGVAVGEYGEICISGSSVGAGYLNGTGPESERFTTVVIDGAPRRLYRTGDRGRVNEAGQLVVAGRMDAQVKVRGMRIDPTDIERALGRLDGVREAAVVVGYTDSGEAELLAFVVPAGEGPAGDDVRSRLLETLPRNMVPARFLTIPRLPLNPHGKVDRVALADEFKNKYAGSGMTA; the protein is encoded by the coding sequence ATGATCCTTCAGGGAAAGCGGGTCGCCCTGCCCTCGGCGCCCGTCGTCCACCAGCAGTTCGAGGCGCACGCGGAGAACACCCCCGACGCCGTTGCCGTCTTCTGTGCGGGACAGCAGGTGACGTACGCGGAACTGAACGCGAAGGCGAACCGGTTCGCGCACTTCCTCACCGCCCGCGGAATCAGGCGGGGCGCGAAGGTCGGGGTCTGTCTCGACTACTCGATCGACATGCTCGTCGCCATCCTCGGCACGCTGAAGTCGGGCGCGGCCTACGTACCGTTCGACCCCTCCTACCCCGCGGCCAGACTCCAACTGCTGCTGGGGCAGGTCCCCGATCTCGCACTGATCGTGGCCTCCCCGGCGACGACCGACCTGGTCGAGTCGTCGGCCGCCGAGACCGTCGGTCTCGAGCAGCTCTCCGATCACCTGGCAGGGCTCCCGGAAACCAATCCTGACGTCACGGTCACCGGGGACGACGTGTGCTACGCGGTCTTCACCTCCGGGTCGACCGGTACGCCGAAGGTGGCCTCGGTGCGGCACGAGGGCTGGTTCAACCTGCTGAACTGGCTGATGCTCGAGTACGGCCTGCACCGCGGATCGAGCAACTTGGTCGTCAGCGCATTCGGGTTCGACCTCTCCCAACGCGCCCTGATGATGCCGCTGTTCTGCGGCGCCACCCAACACCTGATGGCCAGCCGGAACTTCGACGCCGCGATGGCCTACCGCATGGTGGCCCAGCACGGCATACGCGTGGTGCACTGTGCTTCCAGCACGCTGTACCTGCTGGTGGACTGGGAGACCGCACGTGGCGGTGACGTGCTCACCAGGCTGGACTACGTGCTCTTCGGCGGGGAGCCGCTGCGTCTCGAACGGATCGTGGACTGGGCCCGGCGCGAGGACAACAGGTGCACCCTCCTGCACCAGTACGGCGTCGCCGAGTGCACGGACGTCGCGACGTCGTACGACCTCGCAGGCCACCCACCCGGCGAACACGACATCGCACCCGTCGGCACGCCGGCCTACAACACCGACATCCACATCGTCGACGAGCGGATGCGCGGTGTCGCGGTGGGGGAGTACGGCGAGATCTGCATCTCCGGGAGCAGCGTCGGCGCGGGCTACCTCAACGGCACGGGCCCCGAATCCGAGCGGTTCACGACGGTCGTGATCGACGGCGCGCCGCGCAGGCTCTACCGCACGGGTGACCGCGGCCGTGTGAACGAGGCCGGGCAACTCGTCGTCGCCGGGCGGATGGACGCGCAGGTGAAGGTGCGGGGCATGCGCATCGACCCCACCGACATCGAGCGGGCCCTCGGCAGGCTGGACGGCGTCCGGGAGGCCGCCGTGGTGGTCGGGTACACGGACTCGGGCGAGGCCGAACTGCTCGCGTTCGTCGTCCCGGCGGGAGAGGGACCGGCCGGGGACGACGTGCGTAGCCGCCTCCTCGAGACGCTGCCGCGCAACATGGTTCCCGCCAGGTTCCTCACCATCCCGCGGCTTCCGCTGAACCCGCACGGGAAAGTGGACCGCGTCGCATTGGCCGATGAATTCAAGAACAAGTACGCAGGCAGCGGCATGACGGCATAG
- a CDS encoding MbtH family protein — protein MSTNPFDDENGQFYVLVNDEDQHSLWPAFAEVPAGWRVVFGEAARAECLEYVERHWTDLRPRSLQEAMAAD, from the coding sequence ATGAGCACGAACCCTTTCGATGACGAGAACGGCCAGTTCTACGTCCTGGTCAACGATGAGGACCAGCACTCCCTGTGGCCGGCGTTCGCCGAGGTGCCCGCAGGCTGGCGGGTGGTCTTCGGCGAGGCGGCAAGGGCCGAGTGCCTGGAGTACGTCGAGCGGCACTGGACCGACCTGCGCCCGAGGAGCCTTCAGGAGGCCATGGCGGCGGACTGA
- the ccrA gene encoding crotonyl-CoA carboxylase/reductase, with protein MDALAEAALAGASPDELIREDVPGEYLAAYLHAEDAGMFGDAPDKDVRRSLRIGRVPMPELAPDEALVAVMASSVNYNTVWSATFEPLPTFDFLRRFSRQGGYAARHDRPHHVLGSDGAGVIVRVGTGVRHWRLGDHVVISPSYVDDQEPATHADGMLGREQRVWGFETNFGGLAHYAVVRVNQLVPKPTHLTWEEAASVPLCASTAYRMLVSDRGARIKQGDVVLIWGATGGLGSYAVQLVKAGGGIPVGVVGSEDKARALRRLGCDVVINRNDIGLGDRVPSPDEAIALGKQLGRRIRDEVGEDPHVVFDYIGAATFGISVFVVRKGGTVVTCGSSTGYQHQYDNRYLWMNLKRIIGSHAANWQELQECNRLVQLGKLVPALSTVYPLDEIGEAARLVQNNRHIGKVGVLCLAPHTGLGVTDPVLRARFGADRLNPLRDPALPAPSARPTPVVAGPTG; from the coding sequence ATGGACGCATTGGCCGAAGCCGCGCTCGCGGGTGCTTCGCCTGACGAACTGATCCGGGAGGATGTGCCGGGCGAATACCTGGCCGCGTACCTGCACGCGGAGGACGCCGGTATGTTCGGCGACGCCCCGGACAAGGATGTGCGCCGTTCGCTCCGGATCGGCCGGGTGCCGATGCCGGAACTGGCGCCGGACGAGGCGCTGGTCGCGGTCATGGCCAGCTCCGTCAACTACAACACCGTCTGGTCGGCGACATTCGAACCGCTGCCGACTTTCGACTTCCTGCGCAGGTTCAGCCGTCAGGGCGGGTACGCCGCCCGGCACGACCGGCCGCACCATGTGCTCGGCTCGGACGGCGCCGGCGTGATCGTGCGCGTCGGCACAGGCGTGCGGCACTGGCGGCTCGGCGACCACGTGGTTATCTCACCGTCCTACGTGGACGACCAGGAGCCCGCGACCCACGCCGACGGGATGCTCGGCAGGGAACAGCGCGTGTGGGGCTTCGAGACCAACTTCGGAGGCCTGGCCCACTACGCGGTGGTGCGGGTCAACCAGCTCGTGCCCAAGCCCACGCACCTGACGTGGGAGGAGGCCGCGTCCGTACCGCTGTGCGCCAGCACCGCCTACCGGATGCTGGTCAGCGACCGCGGCGCACGCATCAAGCAGGGCGACGTCGTGCTCATCTGGGGGGCGACCGGCGGCCTGGGCTCCTACGCGGTGCAACTGGTGAAGGCGGGCGGCGGCATCCCGGTCGGTGTGGTCGGCTCGGAGGACAAGGCACGCGCGCTGCGCCGGCTGGGCTGTGACGTGGTCATCAACCGCAACGACATCGGCCTGGGCGATCGCGTCCCGAGTCCGGACGAAGCCATCGCTCTGGGCAAGCAACTCGGCAGGCGGATCAGGGACGAGGTGGGCGAGGACCCGCATGTGGTGTTCGACTACATCGGCGCCGCCACCTTCGGCATCTCGGTGTTCGTGGTGCGCAAGGGCGGCACGGTCGTCACCTGCGGATCCAGCACCGGTTACCAGCACCAGTACGACAACCGCTACCTGTGGATGAACCTCAAGCGGATCATCGGCAGTCACGCGGCCAACTGGCAGGAGCTCCAGGAGTGCAACCGACTGGTGCAGCTGGGCAAGCTCGTACCCGCGCTCTCGACGGTGTACCCGCTCGACGAGATCGGCGAGGCCGCCCGGCTGGTGCAGAACAACCGGCACATCGGCAAGGTCGGTGTGCTGTGCCTCGCCCCGCACACCGGGCTTGGGGTCACCGACCCCGTGTTGCGCGCCCGGTTCGGCGCGGACCGGCTCAACCCGCTGCGGGACCCGGCCCTGCCGGCCCCGTCCGCACGCCCGACGCCGGTCGTCGCCGGGCCCACCGGCTGA
- a CDS encoding 3-hydroxybutyryl-CoA dehydrogenase produces MTATTATAPPGGIHRVGIVGCGTMGSGIAEICGRAGLDVVVVVSGPAAVSAGRGRLTASLDRAVTRGKVSGADRDAALARIAFTADLDELAERDLVVEAIREDEDEKSELFVALDKVVESPEAILASNTSSIPITRLAAVTSRPERVVGAHFFNPVTVLPLVELIGSLLTGERALQRMTEFVEVALGKTAIRTRDRSGFVVNALLIPYLLSAIRMVESDVATAEVIDQGMTLGCSHPMGPLRLTDMIGLDVVTAIAESLHREFREPQFAPPTLLLRMVEARLLGKKSGRGFYSYS; encoded by the coding sequence ATGACCGCGACCACCGCCACCGCCCCGCCGGGTGGCATCCACCGCGTGGGAATCGTCGGCTGCGGCACGATGGGTTCCGGCATCGCCGAGATATGCGGCCGGGCCGGGCTGGACGTCGTCGTCGTGGTGTCCGGGCCTGCGGCCGTGTCCGCCGGGCGCGGGCGGCTGACGGCATCGCTGGACCGGGCCGTGACCCGCGGCAAGGTGTCCGGAGCCGACCGGGACGCCGCGCTGGCGCGCATCGCGTTCACCGCCGACCTCGACGAACTGGCCGAACGTGACCTCGTGGTGGAGGCGATCCGGGAGGACGAGGACGAGAAGTCCGAGCTGTTCGTGGCCTTGGACAAGGTCGTCGAGTCCCCCGAGGCCATCCTCGCGTCGAACACCTCGTCCATCCCGATCACACGCCTGGCCGCGGTCACCAGCAGGCCGGAGCGGGTGGTCGGCGCTCACTTCTTCAACCCGGTGACGGTCCTGCCGCTGGTGGAGCTGATCGGTTCGCTGCTCACCGGGGAACGCGCCCTCCAGCGTATGACCGAATTCGTCGAGGTCGCCCTCGGAAAGACGGCGATCCGCACGCGGGACCGGTCCGGCTTCGTGGTCAACGCCCTGCTCATCCCCTACCTGCTGAGCGCGATCAGGATGGTCGAGTCCGATGTCGCCACGGCCGAAGTGATCGACCAGGGCATGACGCTCGGCTGCTCGCACCCCATGGGGCCGCTGCGGCTGACCGACATGATCGGCCTGGACGTCGTCACCGCGATAGCGGAGTCCCTGCACCGGGAGTTCCGCGAACCGCAGTTCGCCCCGCCCACCCTGCTGCTCCGGATGGTGGAGGCCCGACTGCTGGGCAAGAAGTCCGGCCGCGGCTTCTACTCCTATTCCTGA
- a CDS encoding thioesterase II family protein, giving the protein MTKPTTSERDSVPLLCLPFAGGGANFFRPWNKLGLPGVVVTPLQLPGRERQLDEEPFRDVHVAADALLPAALKAADEGPVALLGHCFLGAVLAYELTRRITETGRNEVVHLFVSAARPPSAGPVSDVAALTDDAFLKHVEETTGRRYDAFDVPEIRELLIPTLRADYAMDESYRPSGAAAFDVPMTGVYAADDTFVSRDDVAKWQDVTTAPFSLTELPGGHMYPADDPAPLLALISETIAAGRAGSGRRLTHGTA; this is encoded by the coding sequence GTGACCAAGCCGACGACTTCGGAGCGCGACAGCGTGCCGTTGCTGTGCCTTCCGTTCGCCGGGGGCGGAGCAAACTTCTTCCGCCCGTGGAACAAGTTGGGCCTGCCCGGGGTGGTGGTCACACCGCTCCAACTGCCCGGCCGCGAACGCCAATTGGACGAGGAGCCGTTCCGCGACGTGCACGTCGCCGCGGACGCGTTGCTCCCGGCCGCGCTCAAGGCGGCGGACGAGGGCCCCGTCGCCCTGCTCGGGCACTGCTTCCTCGGCGCGGTGCTGGCCTATGAACTCACCCGCCGCATCACCGAGACCGGGCGCAACGAGGTGGTGCACCTGTTCGTCAGCGCGGCACGCCCGCCGTCCGCAGGACCGGTCAGCGACGTGGCCGCACTGACCGACGACGCATTCCTCAAACATGTCGAGGAAACCACGGGGCGCCGGTACGACGCTTTCGACGTACCGGAGATACGCGAGCTCCTGATACCGACACTGCGTGCCGATTACGCGATGGACGAGAGCTACCGGCCCAGCGGCGCCGCGGCGTTCGACGTCCCGATGACCGGGGTGTACGCCGCGGACGACACGTTCGTCTCCCGTGACGACGTGGCCAAGTGGCAGGACGTGACCACCGCACCCTTCTCCCTCACCGAGCTGCCCGGAGGGCATATGTATCCGGCGGACGATCCCGCCCCGTTGCTCGCACTGATCTCCGAGACCATCGCTGCCGGCCGCGCCGGTTCCGGGAGGAGGCTCACCCATGGGACTGCATGA
- a CDS encoding SDR family NAD(P)-dependent oxidoreductase, whose amino-acid sequence MGLHDKTVVITGAARGIGRACAVRAAEEGADVVLMDIAVDVPEIPYALGSADQLEQTAHLCRKNGAAVLVTTADVRSRSAVTSAVTAAVDRFGRIDALINNAGVGAPSGKAAHDVTEDEWQVMLDVNLSGPWHLITAVAPVMVAQRSGSIVNVASTAGLVGYRHFAGYVASKHGLVGLTKAAALDYAPLNIRVNALCPGPVRDDPAVDGQMTAVVADALGISYEEQEAVYLESVATSSLVDPADVAGAAMWLAGDDSLKVTGTVVPVDAGFSAR is encoded by the coding sequence ATGGGACTGCATGACAAGACCGTCGTGATCACGGGCGCGGCCCGGGGAATCGGCCGGGCATGTGCCGTGCGGGCCGCTGAGGAGGGCGCGGACGTCGTCCTCATGGACATCGCCGTTGATGTGCCGGAGATCCCTTACGCCCTGGGCTCCGCCGACCAGTTGGAGCAGACCGCTCATCTGTGCCGCAAGAACGGCGCGGCCGTGCTCGTCACCACGGCGGACGTGCGCTCGCGGTCCGCCGTGACATCGGCCGTCACGGCCGCGGTGGACCGGTTCGGGCGGATCGACGCCCTGATCAACAACGCGGGGGTGGGGGCGCCGTCGGGGAAGGCCGCGCACGACGTCACCGAGGACGAGTGGCAGGTCATGCTGGACGTGAACCTCTCCGGGCCGTGGCACCTGATCACGGCGGTCGCGCCGGTCATGGTCGCCCAGAGGTCGGGCAGCATCGTCAATGTCGCATCGACGGCCGGCCTCGTCGGCTACCGCCACTTCGCCGGATACGTCGCCTCCAAGCACGGGCTGGTCGGCCTGACCAAGGCTGCCGCACTGGACTACGCACCGCTGAACATCCGGGTCAACGCGCTGTGCCCGGGTCCGGTGCGCGACGACCCGGCCGTGGACGGCCAGATGACCGCGGTCGTCGCCGATGCGCTCGGCATCAGCTACGAGGAGCAGGAAGCCGTCTATCTGGAGTCGGTGGCGACCAGTTCGCTCGTCGACCCGGCCGACGTCGCCGGTGCCGCGATGTGGCTCGCCGGCGACGACTCCCTCAAGGTCACCGGAACGGTTGTCCCCGTGGACGCCGGCTTCTCCGCCCGCTGA
- a CDS encoding non-ribosomal peptide synthetase, with product MSVSSEAAAEVPAADHPSGRLFARAEFGADPARACHSLIRRLPAGTDAAAVRANLAILTERHPPLRDMQLFDETLDVDAGDRAAHRRRTREAGRAVNGAPVIARAVVLGYADGTVDLVLVAHRRAVDRRALDQLATALADPAQPVALPESTADASPRHDGPPDLPWGLGDPADAGRAGSVALTATAVTGDAAPAVWVAATALALARYGGTERAEFALITGGSSAADAQRTVALPIEDAAPLTDLLDAAARVGATDGEPPSGMPAVGVLLAENRTGDVYRPALAPVFPVTLEWQYDADGTQSGVLHYDEGVLDPVIAGQFAGHVDRLVGALAQAPAGARVGGIELVDTGEAAAIVAAGRTPAVGDAVVAPVHELFRKVAAGQPDAPALSDPERTLSYAELDARSDEVAGALRGHGVTPGSRVGVCLDRDADLVIALLGVLKAGAAYVPMDVTYPAERLVHTVTDSGARVVLSRPADFPAVDGVSVLHPSEVSGTGSEPLMDPGVSADDIAYVIYTSGSTGRPKGVAVPHRNVGALLAATTTDLRLGPADTWTLFHSSAFDFSVWEIWGALLTGGHLVVVPYFVSRNPEDFHDLLVRHRVTVLNQTPSAFATLKEVDLQRSAELAVRLVIFGGEPLDVRMLQDWFRGHPHTRCRVVNMFGITETTVHVTSQTVTPQDVGAGSRSVGRALPGWSVSVRDTAGRVQPFGVPGEIYVGGAGVADHYLNQEELTADRFVSDAVTGERVYRSGDLGRLRPDGRLDHLGRIDGQVKVRGFRIELGEIRSVLMEDQDVTAAAVVLGGDAGDAADVRLDAYLVPKHDGVSVEDVRRRAARYLPEYMVPTTFTLLPELPLTVNGKVDVSKLPPVTDAARTAPVTEAGQPTDDPVLRVWREILGQHVGPDDDFFAFGGNSLLAVRLSGALRRAGLPPVSLRELYVHPTAAEVSALITGREPTEEPNGHPAM from the coding sequence GTGTCCGTCTCCAGCGAAGCGGCCGCGGAGGTTCCCGCGGCCGATCACCCGAGCGGTCGGCTCTTCGCCCGCGCCGAGTTCGGCGCCGACCCGGCCCGTGCCTGCCACAGCCTCATCAGACGCCTGCCCGCCGGGACCGACGCGGCGGCGGTGCGTGCGAACCTGGCCATCCTGACGGAGCGTCACCCGCCCCTCCGCGACATGCAGTTGTTCGACGAGACACTGGACGTCGACGCGGGTGACAGGGCCGCGCACAGGCGCCGCACCCGCGAGGCCGGCCGCGCGGTCAACGGCGCCCCGGTCATCGCGCGGGCCGTCGTGCTCGGCTACGCCGACGGCACGGTCGACCTGGTGCTGGTGGCACACCGCCGGGCCGTGGACCGACGCGCCCTGGACCAGCTGGCCACGGCACTGGCCGACCCGGCACAGCCGGTGGCACTGCCCGAATCGACGGCCGACGCGAGCCCTCGGCACGACGGCCCGCCCGATCTGCCGTGGGGCCTCGGCGACCCGGCCGATGCGGGCCGGGCCGGCAGCGTCGCGCTGACCGCCACGGCGGTCACGGGCGACGCGGCACCGGCGGTGTGGGTGGCGGCCACCGCGCTTGCGCTGGCCCGTTACGGCGGGACGGAGCGCGCGGAGTTCGCGCTGATCACCGGGGGTTCGTCGGCCGCGGACGCGCAGCGGACGGTCGCACTCCCGATCGAGGATGCGGCACCTCTCACCGACCTGCTCGACGCAGCGGCACGCGTCGGCGCCACCGACGGCGAGCCGCCGTCCGGTATGCCGGCGGTCGGGGTCCTGCTGGCCGAGAACCGCACCGGTGACGTCTACCGACCCGCCCTCGCGCCGGTCTTTCCGGTGACGCTGGAGTGGCAGTACGACGCGGACGGTACCCAGAGCGGCGTCCTGCACTACGACGAGGGTGTACTGGACCCGGTGATCGCCGGGCAGTTCGCCGGGCACGTCGACCGCCTCGTAGGGGCGCTGGCACAGGCTCCGGCCGGAGCCCGGGTCGGTGGGATCGAGCTGGTGGACACCGGGGAGGCCGCCGCCATCGTCGCCGCCGGGCGCACCCCGGCCGTGGGTGACGCGGTGGTCGCACCCGTCCACGAGCTGTTCCGCAAGGTGGCCGCCGGCCAGCCGGACGCCCCCGCGCTGTCCGATCCGGAACGCACGCTGAGTTATGCCGAGTTGGACGCCCGGTCCGACGAGGTGGCCGGTGCGCTGCGCGGCCACGGGGTGACACCGGGGAGCCGGGTCGGTGTGTGCCTCGACCGTGACGCCGATCTGGTGATCGCGCTGCTCGGCGTGCTCAAGGCCGGTGCCGCCTATGTCCCGATGGATGTGACCTATCCGGCGGAACGGCTGGTCCACACGGTGACCGACTCCGGCGCGCGGGTGGTGCTCTCCCGTCCGGCGGACTTTCCCGCGGTCGACGGAGTGAGCGTGCTGCACCCGAGCGAGGTGTCCGGTACGGGCAGTGAGCCGCTCATGGACCCGGGCGTCAGCGCGGACGACATCGCCTACGTGATCTACACGTCCGGCTCCACCGGGCGGCCCAAGGGGGTCGCGGTACCCCACCGCAACGTCGGCGCGCTGCTCGCGGCGACCACCACCGATCTGCGACTCGGGCCGGCGGACACCTGGACGCTGTTCCACTCCAGTGCGTTCGACTTCTCGGTGTGGGAGATCTGGGGCGCGCTGCTGACCGGGGGGCACCTGGTCGTGGTGCCGTACTTCGTCTCCAGGAACCCGGAGGACTTCCACGACCTCCTGGTACGGCACCGGGTCACCGTCCTGAACCAGACTCCGTCCGCGTTCGCCACGCTCAAGGAGGTCGACCTTCAGCGCTCCGCCGAGCTCGCGGTGCGATTGGTGATCTTCGGTGGTGAGCCGCTGGACGTGCGGATGCTGCAGGACTGGTTCCGCGGGCACCCGCACACCCGGTGCCGGGTGGTCAACATGTTCGGCATCACCGAGACCACCGTGCACGTCACCAGCCAGACCGTCACACCGCAGGACGTCGGCGCCGGATCCCGGTCGGTCGGCCGGGCGCTGCCCGGCTGGTCGGTGTCCGTACGGGATACCGCGGGCCGTGTCCAGCCGTTCGGGGTGCCAGGTGAGATCTACGTCGGTGGCGCAGGTGTGGCCGACCACTACCTCAACCAGGAGGAGCTGACCGCCGACCGGTTCGTGTCCGACGCCGTCACCGGGGAGCGTGTCTACCGCAGCGGTGACCTGGGCAGGCTGCGCCCGGACGGGCGCCTGGACCATCTCGGCAGGATCGACGGCCAGGTCAAGGTGCGCGGCTTCCGCATCGAACTCGGGGAGATCCGCTCGGTCCTGATGGAGGATCAGGATGTCACCGCGGCAGCGGTTGTCCTGGGCGGCGACGCCGGTGATGCGGCTGACGTCCGCCTGGATGCGTACCTGGTGCCGAAGCACGACGGCGTGTCCGTGGAGGACGTCCGACGGCGGGCGGCGCGCTATCTGCCGGAGTACATGGTGCCGACCACCTTCACGCTGCTGCCCGAGCTGCCGCTGACCGTCAACGGCAAGGTCGACGTGAGCAAGCTCCCCCCGGTCACCGATGCCGCAAGGACAGCGCCGGTCACCGAGGCCGGGCAGCCGACGGACGACCCGGTGCTGCGGGTGTGGCGGGAGATTCTCGGCCAACACGTGGGCCCGGATGACGACTTCTTCGCCTTCGGCGGCAACTCGCTGCTCGCGGTACGGCTGTCCGGTGCGCTGCGCAGGGCCGGACTGCCCCCGGTGTCCCTGCGCGAACTGTACGTGCACCCGACCGCGGCCGAGGTCAGCGCGCTGATCACCGGCCGAGAGCCCACCGAGGAGCCGAACGGGCACCCCGCGATGTGA